The following proteins are encoded in a genomic region of Candidatus Methylacidiphilales bacterium:
- the xylB gene encoding xylulokinase, whose protein sequence is MGEHFIGIDCGTQGAKAVVVNGQTGKILSSGSSSYGLIPGLRDGAKEQHPKTWVAAMTESVREALAKAGISSATVKGIGVSAQQHGLVVLDENGEVIRPAKLWCDTSTASQAESLIKKLGGLKKVIALTGNGIPAGFTASKLLWLKQHEPKNYHAIHTVLLPHDYLNYHLTGVATMEAGDASGTGFFDTKTRGWQPKVVAAIDPELADKLPAIQPSCQPAGALLADVAKALGLEPGTLVSAGGGDNMMGAIGTGNTKPGIATASLGSSGAIYAYSSRPVIDPLGEVAAFCDSTGGWLPLVCTQNVTIATELLKKALGWDNDRLTAEAGKVAPGSDGLFLLPYFQGERVPNLPDARGVFFGLDSKNFTLEHFARATLEGVAMGLNYGMERLKDLGIRPKQIRLTGGGSANPLWRQILADAFDTEVAALETTEGAAYGAALQAKWAYACSRGQRVRIQQITDAFVKVDASTRTVPNKKNAKLCRDLQQFHQKLSKANAPVFASHAALR, encoded by the coding sequence ATGGGTGAACATTTCATCGGCATTGATTGCGGCACTCAAGGCGCCAAGGCCGTGGTGGTGAATGGACAGACCGGCAAAATACTCTCATCCGGTTCATCTTCTTACGGTTTGATCCCGGGTTTGCGGGACGGCGCAAAGGAACAGCATCCCAAGACGTGGGTTGCGGCCATGACGGAGTCGGTCCGGGAGGCGCTGGCCAAGGCTGGGATTTCATCCGCCACAGTCAAGGGGATCGGAGTCTCCGCGCAACAGCACGGCCTGGTGGTGCTGGACGAAAATGGCGAGGTGATTCGTCCCGCCAAGTTGTGGTGCGACACCAGCACGGCATCGCAGGCCGAATCCCTGATCAAAAAATTGGGCGGGCTGAAAAAAGTGATCGCGCTGACCGGCAACGGAATCCCGGCCGGGTTTACCGCCTCGAAGCTTCTCTGGCTGAAGCAGCATGAACCGAAGAATTATCATGCAATTCATACCGTGCTCCTGCCTCACGATTATTTGAATTATCATCTGACGGGGGTCGCCACCATGGAAGCCGGAGACGCATCCGGAACCGGTTTTTTTGACACCAAAACGCGGGGCTGGCAGCCAAAAGTCGTGGCCGCCATTGATCCGGAGTTGGCGGACAAACTTCCGGCCATTCAGCCTTCCTGCCAGCCCGCCGGCGCGCTTTTGGCGGACGTGGCAAAAGCCCTTGGGCTGGAACCCGGCACCCTGGTCTCTGCGGGCGGTGGAGACAACATGATGGGCGCCATTGGCACCGGCAACACCAAGCCCGGGATTGCCACTGCCAGCCTTGGCAGTTCCGGCGCCATTTACGCCTATTCTTCCAGGCCGGTGATTGACCCGTTGGGCGAGGTGGCGGCTTTCTGCGACAGCACGGGCGGCTGGCTGCCGCTGGTTTGCACCCAGAATGTGACTATCGCTACCGAGTTGTTAAAAAAGGCCCTCGGTTGGGATAATGACCGCCTCACGGCGGAAGCCGGAAAAGTGGCGCCCGGTTCGGATGGCCTGTTTCTCCTGCCTTATTTTCAAGGCGAACGCGTTCCGAACCTGCCGGATGCGCGCGGCGTCTTTTTCGGCCTGGATTCCAAAAATTTCACGCTGGAACATTTCGCGCGCGCCACGCTCGAAGGCGTGGCCATGGGCTTGAATTACGGCATGGAACGGTTGAAAGACCTCGGAATCCGGCCCAAACAAATCCGCCTGACAGGCGGAGGCTCGGCGAATCCCCTGTGGCGGCAAATCCTGGCTGATGCTTTTGACACGGAAGTGGCGGCTCTGGAAACGACCGAGGGAGCCGCCTATGGCGCAGCCCTGCAGGCCAAATGGGCGTACGCGTGCAGCCGCGGGCAGCGCGTTCGCATCCAGCAGATCACGGATGCCTTTGTCAAAGTGGACGCCTCCACCCGGACGGTGCCCAACAAGAAAAACGCGAAATTATGCCGCGACCTGCAGCAATTTCATCAAAAATTATCGAAGGCGAATGCTCCTGTATTTGCCAGCCACGCCGCGTTGCGTTAA
- a CDS encoding thiazole synthase, producing the protein MSLKTESWSIAGREFHSRLLVGTGKFASPQDMKDALEACGTQLVTVALRRADLSGKDDPSADILNYIDPAKYLIIPNTSGAMNAEEAVRLARLGVAAGLPKWVKLEIHPDPRYLLPDPIETLKAAEILVKEGFTVLPYINADPVLAKRLEEAGTAAVMPLGSPIGSNRGLETRGQLEIIIEQANVPVIVDAGLGAPSHAAAALEMGASAVLVNTAIAIANDPQRMGKAFAAAVEAGRAAYEMGLPGPRHYASPTSPLTAFLDAEAKP; encoded by the coding sequence ATGAGTTTGAAAACTGAAAGCTGGTCGATTGCGGGGCGTGAGTTTCATTCCCGGCTGCTGGTGGGCACAGGTAAATTTGCTTCGCCCCAGGACATGAAGGACGCCCTGGAAGCCTGTGGCACCCAACTGGTGACCGTGGCATTGCGCCGGGCGGACCTGAGCGGAAAGGACGATCCTTCCGCCGACATTTTAAATTACATCGATCCGGCGAAGTACCTCATCATTCCCAACACCAGCGGCGCGATGAACGCTGAGGAAGCTGTCCGGCTGGCCCGGCTCGGCGTTGCGGCCGGATTGCCGAAGTGGGTCAAACTCGAGATCCATCCCGACCCGCGCTATCTCCTGCCGGACCCGATTGAAACGCTCAAGGCCGCCGAGATTCTGGTGAAGGAAGGTTTTACCGTGCTGCCCTATATCAACGCCGATCCCGTGCTGGCGAAGCGTCTGGAAGAAGCGGGGACGGCGGCCGTCATGCCGCTGGGATCGCCCATCGGTTCCAACCGCGGATTGGAAACCCGGGGCCAGTTGGAAATCATCATCGAGCAGGCCAATGTGCCCGTGATTGTCGATGCCGGCTTGGGCGCTCCTTCACATGCCGCTGCCGCCTTGGAAATGGGGGCCTCTGCCGTTCTCGTGAACACCGCCATCGCGATAGCCAATGACCCGCAGCGGATGGGGAAAGCCTTTGCGGCGGCCGTCGAAGCCGGGCGGGCCGCGTATGAAATGGGACTGCCGGGGCCGAGGCATTACGCTTCACCCACAAGCCCGCTGACAGCATTTTTGGACGCCGAGGCGAAACCATAA
- the thiH gene encoding 2-iminoacetate synthase ThiH yields the protein MSFVSHFDRLQEHRSPVLDRFRSLLEEDQPLESMARESARLTRQNFGRTMRLFAPLYVSNECVNICKYCGFSRNNPINRVTLDLEQVRAEARYLVAEGFRSILLVAGEHPKFVSEDYLEECVRCVRGLVPSVSLEVGPLETEQYRPIVRAGADGLIVYQETYDRAIYADLHVAGPKKDFEWRMECPERAYAAGFRRIGIGALLGLADWRREAFALAAHAEYLLKHCWKSSLTVSFPRLRPAAGEFQPQVHVTDREFTRLVCAFRICFPQVGLVLSTREPPSLRDGLAQLGITLMSAGAHTEPGGYTRVGAEKLHRTEKGKALPVIESEGQFATEQFAVSDNRPCHVVVSRLQELGLDPVWKDWDYALSAA from the coding sequence ATGAGTTTCGTTTCACATTTTGACCGATTGCAAGAGCATCGATCTCCGGTTTTGGATCGTTTTCGGAGTTTGTTGGAGGAGGATCAGCCCCTCGAATCCATGGCCCGCGAGTCGGCCCGGCTGACGCGGCAGAATTTTGGCCGCACCATGCGTTTGTTTGCGCCGCTCTATGTTTCCAACGAATGCGTCAACATCTGCAAATACTGCGGCTTTTCACGCAACAACCCCATCAATCGCGTGACGCTCGATTTGGAGCAGGTCCGCGCCGAGGCCCGTTATCTGGTGGCAGAGGGGTTCCGCAGCATCCTGCTGGTTGCCGGCGAGCATCCGAAGTTCGTCTCCGAGGATTATCTCGAAGAATGTGTCAGATGCGTGCGCGGCCTTGTGCCATCCGTCTCGCTGGAGGTGGGCCCCCTGGAGACGGAACAATACCGTCCGATTGTCCGGGCGGGCGCCGACGGGCTGATTGTGTACCAGGAAACCTATGACCGCGCGATTTATGCGGACCTGCATGTGGCCGGGCCGAAAAAGGATTTCGAGTGGCGCATGGAATGCCCCGAACGCGCCTATGCCGCGGGGTTCCGCCGGATCGGCATTGGAGCGCTGCTGGGCCTCGCGGACTGGAGGCGGGAGGCGTTTGCGCTGGCCGCCCATGCGGAATACCTGTTGAAGCACTGCTGGAAATCCTCCCTGACGGTTTCTTTCCCGCGCCTGCGTCCGGCGGCCGGTGAATTCCAGCCGCAGGTGCATGTGACCGACCGTGAATTCACGCGCCTGGTTTGCGCCTTCCGGATTTGCTTTCCGCAGGTCGGCCTGGTGCTCTCCACACGCGAGCCTCCTTCGTTGCGGGACGGCCTGGCGCAATTGGGAATCACACTGATGAGCGCCGGCGCCCATACCGAGCCGGGAGGGTACACGCGTGTCGGCGCTGAAAAATTGCACCGGACGGAAAAAGGCAAGGCGCTGCCGGTGATCGAATCGGAGGGGCAGTTTGCCACCGAACAGTTTGCGGTGTCGGACAACCGCCCCTGCCATGTGGTGGTGTCGCGCTTGCAGGAACTGGGACTGGACCCGGTCTGGAAGGACTGGGACTACGCATTGTCCGCGGCATGA
- the thiS gene encoding sulfur carrier protein ThiS, translating to MSKIVVFLNGKAGQVEEQVLIPDLLKEAGLDPKMILVEHNRRVLLRGEWPDISLKHGDRLEFLRVVAGG from the coding sequence ATGAGCAAAATTGTTGTTTTTCTCAACGGCAAAGCCGGGCAGGTGGAGGAACAGGTTTTGATTCCCGACCTGTTGAAAGAGGCCGGACTCGATCCCAAAATGATTTTGGTTGAGCACAACCGCCGTGTTCTGCTGCGAGGCGAATGGCCGGATATTTCGCTCAAGCATGGGGATAGGCTTGAATTCTTGCGCGTGGTCGCCGGAGGTTAA
- a CDS encoding polysaccharide deacetylase family protein, translating to MAGGLIGLSLPPARVFSQAVGSEKGEYQVPPHSLSSGPGFGNRIAVTFDDGPSPGITEIVLKELANRKLCATFFMIGSKVQMYPALAKEVADAGHEIGNHSWDHPALSKMSEDKVDSQLQRTQDAIFAATGKTPVWFRPPYGAFRVKDQGHIPASKGLGIVFWSVDPRDWSQPGAETITSRVMTATVPGSIVLLHDLHPQTATAVPGILDQLEDKDFNLTHISGFVGAPYASYYTANKT from the coding sequence ATGGCAGGTGGCCTTATAGGCTTGAGCCTGCCCCCGGCCCGCGTTTTCAGCCAAGCCGTCGGCTCTGAAAAGGGCGAATATCAAGTTCCCCCTCATTCTCTTTCCAGCGGCCCGGGATTTGGCAATCGCATTGCCGTAACTTTCGACGACGGCCCTTCCCCCGGTATCACCGAGATCGTCCTCAAGGAGCTCGCCAACCGGAAGCTCTGCGCCACTTTCTTCATGATTGGCTCCAAAGTTCAGATGTATCCTGCTTTGGCCAAGGAAGTTGCCGATGCCGGCCACGAAATCGGCAATCATTCCTGGGACCATCCCGCCCTGAGCAAAATGTCAGAAGACAAGGTGGACAGCCAACTCCAACGCACCCAGGACGCGATCTTCGCCGCCACTGGAAAAACCCCGGTCTGGTTCCGTCCTCCTTATGGTGCTTTCCGCGTCAAAGATCAGGGGCATATTCCTGCCTCAAAAGGTCTGGGAATTGTCTTCTGGTCGGTGGATCCGCGCGACTGGTCTCAGCCAGGCGCGGAAACCATTACGAGCCGTGTGATGACCGCCACAGTGCCCGGCAGCATTGTGCTGCTGCACGATCTGCATCCGCAGACCGCAACTGCGGTTCCCGGCATCCTGGACCAGTTGGAAGACAAGGATTTCAACCTGACCCACATTTCAGGATTTGTCGGCGCACCGTACGCCTCCTATTACACGGCGAATAAGACGTAG
- a CDS encoding alpha/beta hydrolase, whose amino-acid sequence MNAKTQIQVPSTAPLWTGPAPGALGNGENDIPTLTSFFPEPGKAGGAAIVVCPGGGYWELSGHEGEGYARWLNEQGIAAFVLKYRLGSNGYRHPLMLQDVARALRTVRANAEKWKVDPNRIGIMGSSAGGHLAATLLTHFDAGKPDASDPIERAGSRPDLGILCYPVITMGANTNGGTKDNLLGPNPDPRLVELLSNEKQVTRGTPPCFLWHTWEDQTVRIENSLDFAAALRGHGVRFDLHIYQKGEHGMGLGRHEWNPNELHPWTGDCLYWLRLQGFVS is encoded by the coding sequence ATGAACGCAAAAACACAAATTCAAGTGCCCTCCACGGCCCCGCTCTGGACTGGCCCGGCGCCCGGAGCATTGGGCAATGGCGAAAACGACATCCCCACTTTGACTTCCTTTTTCCCCGAACCCGGCAAGGCCGGCGGCGCTGCTATCGTAGTCTGTCCGGGTGGCGGTTACTGGGAGCTTAGCGGGCATGAAGGAGAAGGCTACGCGCGGTGGTTGAATGAGCAGGGCATCGCGGCTTTTGTTCTCAAATACCGGCTTGGTTCAAACGGTTATCGCCATCCTCTGATGCTTCAGGACGTCGCGCGCGCGTTGCGTACCGTGCGGGCCAATGCTGAAAAGTGGAAAGTGGACCCGAACCGGATCGGCATCATGGGTTCTTCCGCGGGCGGGCATCTTGCGGCCACGCTTTTGACGCATTTCGATGCCGGCAAGCCCGATGCCAGCGATCCGATTGAACGGGCAGGCAGCCGTCCGGATCTTGGCATCCTTTGCTATCCTGTCATCACGATGGGAGCCAACACGAACGGAGGCACCAAAGACAACCTCCTTGGGCCCAATCCGGATCCGCGGTTGGTCGAACTGCTTTCCAACGAAAAGCAGGTGACCCGCGGCACGCCTCCCTGTTTTCTCTGGCACACATGGGAGGACCAGACGGTCAGGATTGAGAACAGCCTGGACTTTGCCGCCGCGCTGCGCGGGCACGGGGTGCGCTTTGATTTGCACATTTATCAGAAAGGCGAGCACGGCATGGGATTGGGGAGGCATGAATGGAATCCTAACGAACTTCATCCCTGGACCGGGGATTGTCTCTACTGGCTGCGCCTCCAGGGCTTCGTGAGCTAA
- a CDS encoding helix-turn-helix transcriptional regulator, whose amino-acid sequence MKHDPVSDVEKYIAGRKGRDSRFAKGFEEGWEVFRLGAMLAALREREGLTQAELARRVGTARSNICRWERKPSNMTLGTLAKLTAALGQTPSIMLKRAA is encoded by the coding sequence ATGAAACACGATCCAGTAAGTGATGTGGAGAAATATATTGCGGGCCGCAAGGGAAGAGATTCCCGGTTTGCGAAGGGGTTTGAAGAGGGCTGGGAGGTTTTCCGCCTTGGCGCAATGCTGGCCGCTCTTCGCGAACGCGAAGGCCTGACTCAGGCGGAATTGGCCCGTCGCGTGGGCACAGCCCGCAGCAATATTTGCCGCTGGGAGCGAAAGCCCTCGAACATGACCTTGGGCACCCTCGCCAAACTCACAGCCGCATTGGGACAAACGCCTTCCATTATGCTGAAACGAGCGGCTTGA
- a CDS encoding DUF2384 domain-containing protein has protein sequence MTELERLFDALSKLVDAKNIGAWLNRSNPAFEGSTPLQIIERGESDRLWRMIYQLESGQPD, from the coding sequence TTGACCGAACTCGAACGCCTGTTTGATGCGTTATCCAAATTGGTTGATGCCAAAAACATCGGTGCCTGGCTGAACCGCTCCAATCCCGCTTTTGAAGGCTCGACTCCGCTTCAGATCATCGAACGGGGGGAAAGCGACCGCCTGTGGCGCATGATCTACCAGCTCGAATCCGGGCAGCCGGATTAA
- a CDS encoding helix-turn-helix transcriptional regulator: MISILGDTEAIAKLGARLRTERLRRNLSQDHMCKVLGITIPTYRKIESGDGTVEFRHVARALGMLGYSDAIGELIPETKPEMRLEDLLLPERKHASRPRRQ; this comes from the coding sequence ATGATTTCTATTCTAGGCGATACAGAGGCCATAGCCAAACTCGGTGCCAGGCTGCGCACGGAACGCTTGCGCCGCAATTTGTCACAGGATCATATGTGCAAGGTTTTGGGAATCACGATTCCCACCTATCGAAAAATCGAGTCCGGCGATGGTACCGTTGAGTTCCGCCATGTGGCCCGGGCTCTCGGGATGCTCGGCTACAGCGATGCCATTGGCGAACTGATCCCCGAAACAAAGCCGGAGATGCGGCTTGAGGATCTTTTGCTTCCCGAGCGCAAACATGCGTCGCGGCCACGGAGGCAATGA
- a CDS encoding type II toxin-antitoxin system HipA family toxin: MMEKHLQVHWWDGSVVGHLIHRGAIYFVYDEAWIRRGHNLSPLSLPFTNVVFNGSKGIDGLPGLIADCLPDSWGRKVARKEFARNKWGEPTSMTLLAWRGTRGLGALRFLPPLQEGSGAGRLETISAAALARGAAEIERGEPTEVLAQLAQGGTAGGAYPKAVVLAYPDGTLSVGSPDGLGDPCLLKFDLSEGGDNAPCEHAYALMARAAGIRAVQTRLIEENPPAKRRHLLVKRFDLPDLKKPERRFHFHSASGLLHKGAGDLDYRDLFRAAIRLNTQPGELRELARRMVFNVLSSNHDDHGKNHAFLYHEERREWSLAPAYDMTYSSGMLERGTLVNGEVWPTIAIMESLCLDAGVTKAEFRQLFEKVKNALDQWNDFAKQSGLSAAKAREIRERHLLIQNRVLI, from the coding sequence ATGATGGAAAAACACCTGCAAGTTCATTGGTGGGATGGTTCGGTTGTAGGGCATCTCATCCATCGCGGCGCGATTTACTTTGTCTATGACGAGGCATGGATCAGGCGCGGCCACAATCTTTCTCCGTTGTCGTTGCCCTTTACCAATGTGGTATTCAACGGTAGCAAAGGGATCGATGGGTTGCCGGGGCTGATTGCGGATTGCCTGCCGGATTCGTGGGGCCGTAAAGTTGCGCGCAAGGAATTTGCCCGAAACAAATGGGGAGAACCAACCTCAATGACCCTGCTCGCGTGGCGGGGAACTCGTGGCTTGGGAGCGTTGCGCTTTCTTCCTCCCCTCCAGGAAGGCTCAGGCGCGGGCCGACTCGAAACCATCAGTGCCGCAGCACTTGCCCGTGGCGCTGCTGAAATCGAGCGTGGAGAGCCGACCGAGGTTCTGGCGCAATTGGCCCAGGGTGGTACGGCCGGTGGAGCTTACCCGAAGGCCGTCGTTCTGGCCTACCCCGATGGAACTTTGAGCGTGGGCAGTCCAGACGGATTGGGTGATCCGTGCCTGCTCAAGTTTGATCTTTCCGAAGGAGGGGACAATGCGCCATGTGAACACGCGTACGCTTTGATGGCCAGGGCGGCTGGAATCCGTGCGGTGCAAACCCGTTTGATTGAGGAGAATCCTCCGGCGAAACGCCGCCACCTCTTGGTGAAACGTTTTGATCTGCCCGACTTGAAAAAGCCGGAACGTCGTTTTCATTTCCACTCCGCCAGCGGGCTCCTGCACAAGGGCGCGGGCGATCTGGATTACCGGGATTTGTTCCGTGCGGCGATCCGGCTCAATACTCAACCCGGGGAATTGCGGGAACTGGCCCGCCGCATGGTCTTCAATGTTCTTTCATCCAATCATGACGACCATGGCAAGAACCACGCTTTTCTTTACCATGAAGAACGCAGGGAATGGTCGTTGGCGCCTGCGTACGACATGACCTACAGTTCCGGCATGCTCGAACGCGGGACGCTCGTGAACGGGGAGGTTTGGCCGACGATTGCGATAATGGAATCCCTCTGCCTGGATGCCGGTGTAACGAAAGCGGAGTTCCGGCAACTTTTTGAAAAAGTAAAAAATGCCTTGGACCAATGGAATGATTTTGCAAAGCAAAGTGGCCTTTCCGCAGCCAAGGCCCGGGAAATCCGCGAGCGGCACCTTCTCATCCAAAATCGAGTTTTGATATGA
- a CDS encoding TonB-dependent receptor, with product MSDEALSTHQKAIQINLDASQYGTFAEIGAGQETARWFFRVGGAAGTVAKSMSAYDMTFSDSIYGPCERYVSRQRLGTMMDHEYRLLIERLQARRGDHTKFFVFANTVAAKAYNSDKECHGWLGVRFQKAPNAEPSSIKLHVRMLDKENLQQQEVLGIIGVNLLYGAFHYSDNIQRFIDSLIDGLSLDRIEIDLLLFDGPDFKGIDNRLINVQLVSKGYTSAVVFAPGQQVLLAAEHIYNKPILVERGNFRPVTHVNLDMMEAAREHFLSDFTLGQPEVIEIMEITLRNLLSSGSFDAEDFLARVNILESIGKTVMISNYAEFHRLGAYMRRYSKQPIGIVLGIALLQQIFEEKYYTDLEGGILESFGRLFKSGLKLYIYPALSEHDGSLITAETIHVAHHLRNLYKHLRENRHIIGITGRQPKCVTFTSREVAALITSNNGSWEDLVIPQVARMIKEHGYFGWKQTGSAPSPEQGLAH from the coding sequence ATGTCCGACGAAGCCCTGAGCACGCACCAAAAAGCCATACAAATCAATCTGGACGCCTCCCAGTATGGCACCTTCGCGGAAATCGGCGCCGGACAGGAAACCGCGCGTTGGTTCTTCCGGGTTGGCGGAGCGGCGGGCACGGTCGCCAAAAGCATGTCGGCCTACGACATGACCTTCAGCGATTCCATTTACGGCCCCTGCGAGCGTTACGTCAGCCGCCAGCGCCTGGGAACCATGATGGACCACGAATACCGCCTTCTCATCGAGCGGCTGCAAGCCCGGCGCGGAGACCACACCAAATTTTTTGTCTTTGCCAACACAGTCGCCGCCAAGGCCTACAACAGCGACAAGGAATGCCACGGCTGGCTAGGCGTCCGCTTTCAAAAAGCGCCCAACGCCGAACCGAGCAGCATCAAGCTCCACGTCCGCATGCTCGACAAGGAAAACCTCCAGCAGCAGGAAGTGCTCGGCATCATCGGAGTCAACCTGCTCTATGGCGCATTTCATTACAGCGACAACATCCAGCGCTTCATTGATTCCCTGATCGACGGGCTTTCCCTGGACCGGATTGAAATCGATCTCCTGTTGTTCGACGGCCCCGATTTCAAAGGGATCGACAACCGCCTCATCAACGTCCAGTTGGTCAGCAAAGGCTACACCTCCGCCGTCGTCTTCGCCCCCGGGCAGCAGGTATTGCTCGCCGCCGAACACATCTACAACAAGCCCATCCTGGTTGAGCGTGGCAATTTCAGGCCCGTAACCCATGTCAACCTCGACATGATGGAAGCCGCGCGCGAGCACTTCCTGAGCGACTTCACCCTGGGGCAGCCTGAAGTCATCGAAATCATGGAGATCACGCTTCGCAACCTTCTGAGCTCCGGCAGCTTCGATGCGGAAGATTTCCTGGCGCGCGTGAACATTCTCGAATCCATCGGAAAAACCGTCATGATTTCCAACTATGCGGAATTTCACCGCCTCGGCGCCTACATGAGGCGCTATTCGAAACAGCCCATCGGAATCGTCCTGGGCATCGCCCTGCTCCAGCAAATCTTCGAGGAAAAATATTATACCGACCTCGAAGGCGGAATCCTGGAATCGTTCGGGCGGCTTTTCAAATCCGGCCTTAAACTTTATATTTACCCGGCTCTCAGCGAGCACGACGGGTCCTTGATCACTGCCGAAACCATCCATGTGGCCCATCACCTCCGCAACCTCTATAAGCACCTGCGCGAAAACCGCCACATCATCGGCATCACCGGGCGTCAACCCAAATGCGTGACGTTCACCTCGCGCGAGGTGGCGGCTCTCATCACCTCTAACAACGGCAGTTGGGAAGACCTCGTCATACCCCAGGTCGCCCGGATGATCAAAGAGCATGGCTACTTCGGCTGGAAACAAACCGGTTCTGCTCCTTCCCCCGAACAAGGGCTCGCGCATTAG
- a CDS encoding ATP-binding cassette domain-containing protein, whose product MNSNLLSVQNLKVHFPVRSGLLQRVTGQIKAVDGVSFEIQKGETVGLVGESGSGKSTIGKSIVRLVEITEGSVHYHNHEISSMNRRGFLPYRKKIQMIFQDPYNSLNPRMTVEQIVGEALDIHFRKMGRAARRTRILELLDLVGLQGDHIVRYPHEFSGGQRQRIGIARALAVEPEFIVCDEPVSALDVSVQAQIVNLLQDLQKKLGLTYLFISHDLAVVEHLCDQVLVMTEGKIVENGTPDQIYNAPKHAYTRKLLDAVPKF is encoded by the coding sequence ATGAATTCAAATTTGCTTTCAGTACAAAACCTCAAAGTCCACTTCCCGGTGCGCAGCGGCCTGCTGCAACGGGTCACCGGCCAGATCAAGGCCGTGGACGGCGTGTCGTTTGAAATACAAAAGGGCGAAACCGTGGGGCTCGTCGGCGAAAGCGGCAGCGGAAAATCCACCATCGGCAAAAGCATCGTGCGGCTGGTTGAAATCACCGAGGGGTCCGTCCATTACCACAATCACGAAATTTCCAGCATGAACCGGCGCGGCTTTCTGCCCTACCGCAAAAAAATCCAGATGATTTTCCAGGACCCCTACAATTCGCTCAATCCCCGTATGACCGTGGAACAAATCGTGGGCGAAGCGCTGGACATTCATTTCCGAAAGATGGGCAGGGCCGCACGCCGGACCCGCATTTTGGAGCTTCTGGATCTGGTCGGCCTGCAAGGCGATCACATCGTCCGTTATCCGCACGAATTCAGCGGCGGCCAAAGGCAGCGCATCGGCATCGCGCGCGCCCTGGCCGTGGAGCCGGAATTCATCGTCTGCGACGAGCCCGTCAGCGCGCTGGATGTCTCGGTGCAGGCCCAGATTGTGAACCTGCTGCAGGACCTTCAGAAAAAACTGGGGCTCACCTACCTTTTCATCTCCCATGACTTGGCTGTTGTGGAACATCTCTGCGACCAGGTATTGGTCATGACCGAGGGGAAAATTGTGGAAAACGGAACGCCGGACCAAATCTACAACGCTCCAAAACACGCCTACACGCGCAAGCTGCTGGATGCCGTGCCCAAGTTCTAA
- a CDS encoding GxxExxY protein, with product MTENEIGTIIVDCAVEVHRTLGGPGLLEVVYEEAMVCELELRNLHVERQIQVPISYKGKKLGNPLRLGLMVEKLVLIDNKAVTDYNPIFEAQMLTYLRLTGLKLGYVINFGEKYLKTGIHRVVNRL from the coding sequence ATGACTGAAAATGAAATTGGGACAATTATTGTCGATTGTGCCGTGGAAGTTCACAGAACACTGGGCGGCCCGGGGCTCCTGGAGGTCGTTTACGAAGAGGCAATGGTCTGTGAACTGGAATTGCGCAACCTGCATGTTGAACGGCAAATACAAGTCCCCATATCGTATAAGGGCAAAAAATTGGGAAACCCCTTGCGATTAGGCCTGATGGTGGAAAAACTGGTATTGATTGATAACAAGGCCGTAACTGACTACAATCCAATCTTTGAAGCGCAAATGCTCACATACCTCAGATTAACAGGATTAAAATTGGGCTATGTGATTAATTTTGGCGAGAAATACCTTAAAACTGGAATCCACCGAGTGGTAAATAGACTGTAA